From a region of the Candidatus Binatus sp. genome:
- a CDS encoding carboxypeptidase regulatory-like domain-containing protein, translating to MNKFGVVLAACAGVALSMTVGASLASAAGGTISGTIKYDGTPPVPRKVEVTKDKEVCALHPHFEEDLVVGSGGGIANAVVIVKGAKGEMKPGEVQFEQKGCDYVPHVLAFPAGSTVDIINADGILHNIHTYSTKNPAFNMAQPKFKKVIKEKIDQPEVIKVSCDAHGWMHAWWVATDTPYFAVTDDKGNYSIAGVPPGNYEIEVWQEKLGTQTEKVDVKDGATATSDFSLKPKG from the coding sequence ATGAACAAGTTTGGAGTTGTACTGGCGGCGTGTGCGGGTGTCGCGCTCAGCATGACCGTTGGCGCCAGCCTCGCGAGCGCTGCCGGCGGCACGATCAGCGGAACCATCAAGTACGACGGCACGCCGCCCGTGCCCAGGAAGGTCGAGGTGACCAAGGACAAGGAAGTATGCGCGCTGCATCCGCACTTCGAAGAGGACCTGGTCGTCGGCAGCGGCGGCGGAATCGCGAACGCGGTTGTGATCGTGAAAGGCGCCAAGGGCGAGATGAAGCCCGGCGAAGTACAGTTCGAGCAGAAGGGATGCGACTACGTGCCGCACGTGCTCGCGTTCCCGGCGGGCAGCACCGTGGATATCATCAACGCGGACGGGATTCTGCACAACATCCACACCTATTCGACCAAGAATCCGGCGTTCAACATGGCTCAGCCCAAGTTCAAGAAAGTAATCAAGGAAAAGATCGATCAGCCGGAAGTGATCAAGGTCAGCTGCGATGCGCACGGCTGGATGCATGCCTGGTGGGTCGCGACCGACACTCCGTACTTCGCAGTGACCGACGACAAGGGCAACTATTCGATCGCAGGCGTGCCGCCGGGCAACTACGAAATCGAAGTCTGGCAGGAAAAGCTCGGCACGCAGACTGAGAAAGTCGACGTGAAAGACGGCGCGACGGCGACCAGCGATTTCTCGCTGAAGCCGAAGGGCTGA
- a CDS encoding VOC family protein codes for MIKRLDTLEVATSDLADAASIYEKNFGFAVARPADGSSALVKVGGAEIRLVAAAAIDSSSEGMTGLWLEADDVDQVIADFRAAGLDAGAIRIESGRRILTIDPKLANQVPLFIFDRKA; via the coding sequence ATGATTAAACGCCTCGATACGCTCGAAGTCGCGACCTCGGATCTCGCGGACGCAGCGTCGATCTATGAGAAGAACTTCGGCTTTGCCGTTGCCAGGCCGGCGGACGGGAGCTCGGCGTTGGTGAAGGTCGGCGGCGCGGAAATTCGCCTGGTCGCGGCGGCCGCAATCGATTCGTCGAGCGAAGGGATGACCGGCCTGTGGCTCGAGGCCGACGACGTCGATCAGGTGATAGCGGACTTTCGCGCCGCCGGTCTCGACGCCGGCGCGATTCGGATCGAATCGGGACGCCGCATCCTGACGATCGATCCCAAGCTGGCCAACCAGGTCCCGCTGTTCATCTTCGATCGCAAAGCCTGA
- a CDS encoding c-type cytochrome: MAGRPGLDPTEEGRSYSALFVLMVAVLLVTAVWSVWDDNISRRPWKEYQVQWDRLAYDKYMKDAADEQKRLDADPEYQKVSKQLAQARIDRDSGATAARLAALRGQLTDLNNAADDKDQLVRFTKSYLTERWYDYNHAVQEKEDPGPYKKEIDRLNAELARESIVSDKAKDHLQSVKDQIEALNSKVESLADQMKKLTAKLDDFFDKADTWMIPVKFRNTILFRYPKIPKIEQTAIDDFDRNAFDEAIARVDRCQSCHMGADKKGFENAPEPFRTHSNFDQIILKHPPEKLGCTPCHDGQGPAVSSVRLAHGDDPDWDSPMLRGDKMQSRCVKCHIDVGSLHDAAGKPIAANWVEGERIFEQLGCAGCHLVAGYEDMAKIGPYLKLASAKLDPSWTVRWIATPHVFRPHTRMPDFMFSREQATALAAFILDSSSKNSKAWLAAHPETATLEADVKNPAFIEEGKGLFESVGCKGCHAIEPDQYGTPVGVAEGFKPALARTAKDFAPNLGRIAEKTSAEWIYAWLKNPRDFSPHTAMPSLRLSDHDAEALTAFLMTHGEKKEDAGVETALKDHEKIKQGEALVRKYGCFGCHEIEGMDKESRTGVELTTFGSKHIDELFFGNQTQIPETWDQWTSHKLQSPRIYATRDVEQSMPNFDLDNADINNLVVFLAGMTQGTVQERYRMPGSEHQTQIVAGRRMVNYYNCVGCHIVEDRGGYIRRFYPGDEINFAPPILNGEGFKVQPEWLFAFLQGPTSIRPWLKIRMPTFHFNNGEDDTIVNYFTALSDVNVVYTFIDTNLIGPAELAAGVKLMTKDYFNCFSCHQQGDKKPEGPASGWAPDLALAYQRLNPDWILKWIANPSALQPGTKMPSYYPGGPDDILGGNQDKQIRALTDYIFWLGTHPGETPAGQVATVPAKVSNVAAAAAKVSKK, translated from the coding sequence ATGGCTGGCAGACCGGGGCTTGATCCCACTGAAGAAGGAAGATCGTACAGCGCGCTGTTCGTGCTGATGGTAGCGGTGTTGCTGGTGACCGCGGTCTGGTCGGTTTGGGACGACAACATCTCGCGCCGTCCGTGGAAGGAATACCAGGTCCAGTGGGATCGGCTGGCGTACGACAAGTACATGAAGGACGCGGCGGACGAGCAGAAGCGCCTCGACGCCGATCCCGAATACCAGAAAGTCTCGAAGCAGCTGGCCCAGGCGCGGATCGATCGCGACTCCGGCGCCACCGCGGCCAGGCTGGCCGCGCTGCGCGGGCAGTTGACCGATCTGAACAACGCTGCCGACGACAAGGATCAACTGGTCCGCTTCACCAAGTCGTATTTGACCGAGCGATGGTACGACTACAACCACGCCGTCCAGGAAAAGGAAGACCCGGGTCCGTACAAAAAGGAAATCGATCGGCTCAACGCCGAACTCGCGCGGGAAAGTATCGTCTCCGATAAAGCCAAGGACCATCTGCAGTCGGTCAAGGATCAGATCGAGGCGCTCAACTCGAAGGTCGAGAGCCTGGCAGATCAGATGAAGAAGCTCACCGCCAAGCTCGACGATTTCTTCGACAAGGCCGACACGTGGATGATCCCGGTCAAGTTCCGCAACACCATCCTGTTCCGTTATCCGAAGATTCCGAAGATCGAGCAGACTGCGATCGACGACTTCGACCGCAACGCCTTCGACGAGGCGATCGCGCGGGTCGATCGATGCCAGAGCTGTCATATGGGCGCCGACAAGAAGGGCTTCGAGAATGCGCCCGAGCCGTTTCGCACGCATAGCAACTTCGATCAGATCATATTGAAGCATCCGCCCGAAAAACTCGGATGCACGCCATGTCACGACGGACAGGGGCCCGCGGTCAGCTCGGTGCGGCTGGCGCATGGCGACGATCCGGATTGGGATTCGCCCATGCTCAGGGGCGACAAGATGCAGTCCCGATGCGTCAAGTGCCATATCGACGTGGGCTCGCTGCACGATGCGGCAGGCAAGCCGATCGCGGCGAACTGGGTCGAAGGGGAACGGATATTCGAGCAGTTGGGATGCGCGGGATGCCATCTGGTGGCGGGCTACGAGGACATGGCGAAGATCGGCCCGTACCTGAAACTCGCGTCGGCGAAGCTCGACCCGTCGTGGACCGTGCGATGGATCGCCACACCGCACGTCTTCCGGCCGCACACGCGCATGCCGGACTTCATGTTCTCGCGCGAGCAGGCGACTGCGCTGGCCGCGTTCATCCTGGACAGTTCGTCGAAGAATTCGAAGGCGTGGCTCGCGGCGCATCCCGAGACTGCGACGCTGGAGGCCGACGTCAAGAATCCGGCATTCATCGAAGAAGGCAAGGGGCTGTTCGAATCGGTCGGCTGCAAAGGATGCCACGCGATCGAGCCTGATCAATACGGAACTCCGGTCGGCGTTGCCGAGGGCTTCAAGCCGGCCCTGGCGCGCACGGCCAAGGACTTCGCGCCCAACCTGGGCAGGATCGCGGAGAAGACTTCGGCGGAGTGGATATATGCGTGGTTGAAGAATCCACGCGACTTCTCGCCGCACACAGCGATGCCGTCGCTGCGCCTGAGCGATCACGACGCCGAAGCGTTGACCGCCTTCCTGATGACCCATGGCGAGAAGAAAGAAGACGCCGGCGTTGAAACCGCACTCAAGGATCACGAAAAGATCAAGCAGGGTGAAGCGCTGGTGCGCAAGTATGGATGCTTCGGATGCCACGAGATCGAAGGGATGGACAAGGAGTCGCGCACCGGCGTCGAGCTGACGACCTTCGGCTCCAAGCATATCGACGAACTATTTTTCGGCAACCAGACTCAGATTCCCGAGACGTGGGATCAGTGGACCTCCCATAAACTCCAATCCCCGCGCATCTACGCGACCAGGGACGTCGAGCAGTCGATGCCGAATTTCGATCTCGACAACGCCGACATCAACAACCTGGTCGTGTTCCTGGCAGGCATGACGCAGGGCACGGTGCAGGAGCGGTACCGGATGCCGGGATCGGAGCATCAGACGCAAATCGTCGCGGGCCGGCGAATGGTCAATTACTACAACTGCGTCGGCTGCCATATCGTCGAGGATCGTGGCGGTTATATCCGCCGCTTCTACCCGGGAGATGAAATCAACTTTGCGCCGCCAATACTCAATGGCGAAGGCTTCAAGGTTCAACCCGAGTGGCTATTCGCATTCCTTCAGGGACCGACCTCGATTCGTCCGTGGCTCAAGATCAGGATGCCGACTTTTCATTTCAACAACGGTGAAGACGACACGATCGTGAATTACTTCACGGCGCTGTCGGACGTGAACGTGGTATATACCTTCATCGACACCAACCTGATTGGGCCGGCTGAGCTGGCGGCCGGCGTGAAGCTGATGACCAAGGACTACTTCAACTGCTTCAGTTGCCATCAGCAGGGCGACAAGAAGCCTGAGGGACCGGCGTCGGGATGGGCGCCCGACCTGGCGCTGGCGTATCAGCGGTTGAATCCGGACTGGATACTGAAGTGGATCGCAAATCCGTCGGCGCTGCAGCCGGGAACCAAGATGCCGTCGTACTATCCGGGCGGCCCCGACGACATCCTGGGCGGCAACCAGGACAAGCAGATCCGCGCGCTAACTGACTATATTTTCTGGCTTGGAACGCATCCGGGGGAGACACCAGCGGGCCAGGTGGCGACCGTTCCGGCAAAAGTGAGTAATGTGGCGGCCGCGGCGGCGAAAGTGAGTAAGAAGTAG
- a CDS encoding 3-hydroxybutyryl-CoA dehydrogenase: MNLQQIGVVGAGQMGAGIAQVAAQAEIRVVMHDIAPELCQRGVDSIARNLGRMIERGRFKPEERDRVMRRVETTTRLEDLAAVGFVIEAVIENEDAKIALLQKLDKICPPETIFASNTSSISITRMGARTSRADRVIGMHFMNPVPAMKLVEIIRGLATSEATFQQTRALAEQLGKTTMTAQDFPGFIVNRVLLPMINEAIYTLYEGVGGVTDIDIAMKLGTNQPMGPLELADLIGLDTCLAIMEVMHRVLGDDKYRACPLLKKYVDAGYLGRKSGRGFYVYDEKGTLIPPPR, from the coding sequence ATGAATTTGCAGCAGATCGGCGTCGTCGGGGCAGGGCAGATGGGTGCGGGAATCGCGCAGGTCGCGGCGCAGGCGGAAATCAGGGTCGTGATGCATGATATCGCGCCGGAGCTGTGCCAGCGCGGCGTCGATTCGATCGCGCGCAACCTGGGGCGGATGATCGAGCGCGGGCGCTTCAAGCCCGAGGAGCGCGATCGCGTGATGCGCCGCGTCGAGACCACCACCAGGCTCGAGGACCTGGCCGCGGTCGGCTTCGTGATCGAGGCGGTGATCGAAAACGAAGACGCGAAGATCGCGCTGCTGCAGAAGCTCGACAAGATCTGTCCGCCGGAGACGATTTTTGCCTCGAACACGTCGTCGATTTCGATCACCAGGATGGGGGCGCGGACTTCACGCGCCGACCGCGTGATCGGGATGCACTTTATGAACCCGGTCCCGGCGATGAAGCTGGTCGAAATCATTCGCGGACTGGCCACCTCGGAAGCGACTTTTCAGCAGACCCGCGCGCTCGCCGAGCAGCTCGGCAAGACCACGATGACCGCGCAGGATTTTCCGGGATTCATTGTTAATCGCGTGCTGCTGCCGATGATCAACGAGGCGATCTACACGCTGTACGAAGGCGTCGGCGGGGTAACCGATATCGACATCGCGATGAAGCTCGGCACCAATCAGCCGATGGGTCCGCTGGAGCTGGCGGACCTGATCGGGCTGGACACCTGCCTTGCGATCATGGAGGTGATGCATCGGGTGCTGGGCGACGACAAGTACCGTGCCTGCCCGCTGCTGAAGAAGTACGTCGATGCCGGATACCTGGGCCGCAAATCAGGCCGCGGTTTTTATGTATATGACGAGAAGGGTACTTTGATTCCGCCACCGCGCTGA
- a CDS encoding lysophospholipid acyltransferase family protein has protein sequence MANHAQASPYAAGAPRGIFNLAWGVAATLLSVLWTAPCAIAAAIAATMGKPHAVTVISRAWGRGIIGLCGIKVQIEGLENLAGLKSYILVANHQSFFDIFAVAAFIPGEPRFVAKKELLKIPVVGYAMQRGGHVIIDREAGGKAIRKAIQIIRSGLDVCVFAEGHRFSDNRVHEFEDGAAWLAILSKLPAVPMSISGSGLIFPRLAKVVTPGCAMRMTIGKPIATEAMRSADRTELTRRLEEAVRATFTTEV, from the coding sequence ATGGCCAATCACGCGCAGGCTTCGCCGTACGCCGCCGGTGCGCCGCGCGGCATCTTCAACCTCGCATGGGGGGTCGCCGCGACGCTTCTGTCAGTGCTATGGACCGCGCCTTGCGCGATCGCCGCGGCGATCGCGGCCACGATGGGCAAGCCGCACGCGGTCACGGTGATCAGTCGCGCATGGGGCCGCGGAATAATCGGGCTTTGCGGCATCAAGGTGCAAATCGAAGGTCTTGAAAATCTCGCCGGCCTGAAGTCGTACATCCTCGTTGCAAACCACCAGAGCTTCTTCGACATCTTCGCCGTCGCCGCGTTCATACCGGGCGAGCCTCGTTTCGTCGCCAAAAAAGAGCTGCTCAAAATCCCGGTGGTCGGCTACGCGATGCAGCGCGGCGGTCACGTGATCATCGACCGCGAGGCCGGTGGCAAGGCAATTCGCAAGGCGATTCAGATCATCCGCAGCGGCCTCGACGTCTGCGTCTTCGCCGAGGGCCATCGCTTCAGCGACAACCGGGTCCACGAGTTCGAAGACGGCGCCGCGTGGCTCGCGATCCTGTCGAAGTTGCCGGCGGTGCCGATGTCGATCAGCGGGTCCGGCCTTATTTTCCCGCGCCTCGCGAAGGTGGTGACCCCGGGCTGCGCGATGCGCATGACGATTGGAAAGCCGATCGCGACCGAAGCAATGCGCAGCGCCGACCGCACCGAGCTGACGCGCAGGCTCGAGGAAGCGGTGCGCGCGACTTTCACCACCGAGGTCTGA
- a CDS encoding GreA/GreB family elongation factor: protein MAELPVIKRLRKDLETLKRELTVDLPKELERARAHGDLSENAEWAMAKQRQEFLRARVGNLEARIVELTMIDLETIPRDTVGLGSRVRLEDLDEGGIAEFEIVVPEEVDGAQNRISLSSPLGRALIGKAAHDDIEVVTPKGKRAYMVKQLTTIHALLVVDNGTK, encoded by the coding sequence ATGGCTGAATTACCGGTAATCAAACGGCTCAGAAAAGACCTCGAAACGCTCAAGCGCGAACTCACCGTGGACCTGCCCAAGGAACTCGAGCGCGCGCGCGCGCACGGCGACTTGTCCGAAAACGCGGAATGGGCAATGGCCAAGCAGCGTCAGGAGTTCCTGCGCGCGCGGGTGGGCAACCTCGAGGCGCGAATCGTCGAGCTCACGATGATCGATCTCGAGACGATTCCGCGCGACACCGTCGGGCTGGGCAGCCGCGTGCGGCTCGAGGATCTCGATGAGGGCGGCATCGCGGAGTTCGAGATCGTCGTGCCGGAGGAAGTTGACGGCGCGCAGAACCGCATCTCGCTGTCGTCGCCGCTGGGCCGCGCGCTGATCGGCAAGGCGGCGCACGACGATATCGAAGTCGTCACGCCCAAGGGCAAGCGCGCGTACATGGTCAAGCAGCTTACGACGATCCATGCGCTGCTGGTCGTGGACAACGGCACCAAGTAA
- a CDS encoding FTR1 family iron permease yields the protein MTNQTAVAYFFYSLGILFREGMEAMLVVVALAAATRGAGRIGRSRDIYAGAIAAIVASVVLAWVVNNFITDDASDTLEGVFQLFAAATLFYVSSWMTSKGQADRWLKFISHKLQSAERSTVPAVALGLTAFLAVMREGAETIVFFQALTSGATEAAERHAVAAGIVVAAVALAASFVVLRRAADRIPIRLFFQTTSILLYAMAIVFVGQGIASLQEASRVSATFVNYAPTIPMLGLFPTVQSLGAQAVLLMLAAAAVLVPRNAAARQVRVAERAAMQQVQRSQT from the coding sequence ATGACCAATCAAACCGCAGTCGCTTACTTCTTCTATTCGCTCGGCATCCTCTTCCGCGAAGGCATGGAAGCGATGCTGGTCGTCGTCGCGCTCGCGGCCGCCACCCGCGGCGCAGGACGAATCGGCCGCTCGCGCGACATCTATGCGGGCGCAATTGCCGCGATCGTCGCCAGCGTCGTGCTGGCGTGGGTGGTGAACAACTTCATCACCGACGACGCCAGCGACACGCTCGAAGGCGTCTTCCAACTCTTCGCCGCCGCGACCCTCTTTTACGTCAGCTCGTGGATGACCTCGAAAGGCCAGGCCGATCGCTGGCTGAAGTTCATCTCGCACAAACTCCAGAGCGCCGAGCGCAGCACGGTTCCCGCCGTCGCGCTCGGACTCACCGCGTTTCTCGCCGTGATGCGCGAGGGCGCGGAGACAATAGTGTTCTTTCAGGCGCTCACCAGCGGCGCGACCGAAGCTGCCGAGCGTCACGCGGTGGCGGCCGGCATCGTCGTCGCCGCGGTCGCACTGGCCGCGTCTTTCGTGGTGCTGCGGCGCGCCGCCGATCGAATCCCGATAAGGCTCTTCTTCCAGACGACTTCGATCCTGCTCTACGCGATGGCGATCGTCTTTGTCGGCCAGGGGATCGCGAGCTTGCAGGAAGCGTCAAGGGTATCGGCTACCTTCGTGAATTACGCGCCAACGATTCCCATGCTCGGCCTGTTCCCGACCGTTCAATCGCTCGGCGCGCAGGCGGTTCTGCTGATGCTTGCGGCGGCCGCCGTGTTGGTTCCACGCAACGCCGCCGCACGACAGGTCAGGGTTGCAGAGCGGGCGGCGATGCAGCAGGTGCAGCGGAGTCAGACTTGA
- a CDS encoding right-handed parallel beta-helix repeat-containing protein, whose product MNRHQLQPRQWIRSAAALAVALLLFHGAARAQEEKASASTTACGASIAVCGCTITKAGTYTVTADLSSGQGLTAAGDCIAIKASNAILDVHEYSVTGPGLGTSTGAGIDVLKSSSGAFIEGGGSVSSGWKYGLEVQGKNTISDWVEPDGNVVGIFLNGATGANINNFDAIDNSVYGVWIQGGKGNQVNAFASGSNTGTGVYIGCHDDDTHGTKCAGVKPSSGNRIYDFNAESNGDAGIVIDLGNEGNVITDVHISGNAGGVDSIDENPSCGTDQWIQERTTTVFGVTSQSCIP is encoded by the coding sequence ATGAACCGTCACCAACTCCAACCACGACAATGGATACGGAGCGCCGCCGCGCTCGCAGTCGCCTTACTGCTCTTTCACGGCGCCGCACGGGCCCAAGAAGAAAAAGCGTCAGCATCGACGACGGCATGCGGCGCGTCGATTGCGGTGTGCGGCTGCACGATTACGAAGGCGGGCACCTACACGGTGACGGCGGACCTTTCGAGCGGGCAGGGACTGACGGCGGCGGGCGACTGCATCGCCATCAAGGCGAGCAACGCCATCCTGGACGTGCACGAATATTCGGTCACGGGTCCGGGGCTGGGGACTTCGACCGGAGCCGGGATTGATGTCCTCAAAAGTTCAAGCGGCGCATTCATCGAGGGCGGCGGGTCGGTTTCATCCGGCTGGAAGTACGGGCTCGAGGTGCAGGGCAAGAACACGATCTCGGACTGGGTCGAACCCGACGGGAACGTGGTGGGCATCTTCCTCAACGGGGCCACCGGCGCCAACATCAATAATTTTGATGCCATCGACAACTCCGTGTATGGCGTCTGGATACAGGGCGGCAAGGGCAACCAGGTCAACGCCTTCGCTAGCGGCAGCAACACCGGGACTGGAGTCTATATCGGCTGCCATGACGACGACACCCACGGGACCAAATGCGCGGGTGTGAAGCCAAGTTCGGGGAATCGAATCTACGATTTCAATGCCGAGAGCAACGGCGACGCCGGGATCGTGATCGACCTTGGCAACGAAGGGAATGTGATTACAGATGTGCATATTTCCGGCAATGCGGGAGGCGTTGACAGCATCGACGAGAACCCAAGCTGTGGCACCGATCAGTGGATACAGGAAAGGACCACTACCGTGTTCGGCGTGACCAGCCAAAGTTGCATTCCATGA
- a CDS encoding Lrp/AsnC ligand binding domain-containing protein, with the protein MSVKAFILIDTSPGKAREVAAKIRGVSGVSVAHAVTGPHDIIAIAEAADVTSLGELVVQKIQSVTGVNRSLTSIVAD; encoded by the coding sequence ATGTCCGTAAAGGCATTCATCCTGATCGACACGTCGCCGGGAAAGGCGCGCGAGGTCGCGGCCAAGATTCGAGGCGTGAGCGGCGTTTCGGTGGCGCATGCGGTCACCGGGCCGCACGACATCATCGCGATCGCGGAGGCCGCCGACGTGACCTCGCTCGGCGAGCTGGTGGTGCAGAAGATTCAGAGCGTGACCGGCGTCAATCGGAGCCTGACTTCAATCGTCGCGGATTGA